One Vallitalea pronyensis genomic region harbors:
- a CDS encoding 2-hydroxyacyl-CoA dehydratase yields the protein MEILHVGLDVGSTTIKIVILNQEEQIIYSKYKRHYADIKNSVKELIKEAYEAYSDCYMTFKVSGSGGLSVSERLEVPFIQEVIACTFATERLAEDTDVAIELGGEDAKIIYFTNGVEQRMNGTCAGGTGAFIDQMASLLKTDPHGLNELAKNYKNIYPIAARCGVFAKSDVQPLLNEGAAKEDIAVSIFQSIVTQTISGLACGRPIKGNVAFLGGPLYFLSELRKRFVETLHLREDQIIFPLNSHYFIAIGTAISSKENEPFPFKELYERMDALEKSNDYQVKRLRPLFSNEEELQQFRKRHGAAGVRKEDLSAYTGKCFLGIDAGSTTTKVVLVGDEGQILYDHYSSNEGRPLQIVIDVIKDIYDKLPIGAVIAKSAVTGYGEGLIKRALKIDIGEIETVAHYKAAEQFLPGVNFILDIGGQDMKCLKVKNGIIENIMLNEACSSGCGSFIETFAKSLNLTVEAFSEKALFAKEPVDLGSRCTVFMNSRVKQAQKEGATVGDISAGLSYSLINNALQKVIKIKNPEEMGDKIIVQGGTFHNEAILRSFEHISGREVVRPTIAGMMGAYGCGLLARERYVEGEKSSLLTQEKLTDFTSKVDHRRCNLCVNHCFLTINTFEDGSRFVSGNRCERGSGEETASNELPNLYDYKYKRLFQYEPIKKEQAKAVIGIPRVMNIYQNYPLWFTFLTALGFRVQISPRSHKKIYEKGMETIPSESACYPAKLTHGHMMSLIEQEVDMIFYPCIFYEKKEFSHSDNHLNCALVISYPEVIRNNMDILKEKHIDFINPFVTLDNKHALSKVLYDTFKKYGVSKKQVDKALSLAWEENEIFKEDIRKKGEETLAYLRLHGKKGIVLCGRPYHIDPEIHHGIPELINHLGMAVLTEDSVAHLGKIDNPLRVVDQWTYHSRAYKAASFVSTTDYLEVVQLNSFGCGLDAIATDMVAEILENNNKLYTLIKIDEVNNLGAARIRLRSLKAAMKEREKNRIMPMLIHDFPKRVLFTGEMKKKHTILAPQLSPIHFELLEEAVKSCGYRLKILPGVDERVMEEGLKYVNNDTCYPSIMIIGQILCALKHDGYDPKNTSVIISQTGGVCRATNYIAIIRKALRDAGFGHIPVLSLNAVGMERHPGFKLSITMINRMIMSILYGDLFMQLIYRTRPYEQIPGSVEKLHAKWKQICIANITNDSFIKEDIIQGIVDDFDKIPLRSIKKPRIGLTGEIFVKFNPHSNNQIVKVIESEGGEAVVPGLIDFFLYSVFNANFKSKYLGKSKWHALASNVGIRYVEAFRKYSREALKKSKRFEDCRTIQELAEGAEKILSLGNHAGEGWFLTAEMIELLDSGVKNIVCMQPFACLPNHVTGKGMIRALKEKYKDSNLLVVDYDPGASEVNQLNRIKLMLSIAFKNFEKTTGSLAETSNS from the coding sequence ATGGAAATATTACATGTTGGCTTAGATGTAGGTTCAACAACCATTAAGATTGTCATACTTAATCAAGAAGAACAAATCATATACAGCAAATACAAGCGGCATTATGCCGATATTAAAAATAGCGTCAAGGAATTGATCAAGGAAGCTTACGAAGCATATAGCGACTGTTATATGACCTTCAAAGTCAGTGGCTCTGGAGGATTATCTGTTTCGGAACGTCTGGAAGTGCCATTTATTCAGGAGGTTATTGCGTGTACATTTGCCACGGAGAGATTGGCAGAAGACACGGATGTAGCTATAGAACTTGGAGGAGAAGATGCCAAAATTATCTATTTTACAAATGGTGTTGAACAGCGCATGAATGGTACTTGTGCAGGTGGTACAGGAGCATTTATTGATCAAATGGCATCCTTACTTAAGACAGACCCCCATGGACTTAATGAGCTTGCAAAAAATTATAAAAACATATACCCCATTGCCGCAAGATGTGGTGTTTTTGCTAAAAGTGATGTGCAGCCACTGCTTAATGAAGGTGCTGCAAAAGAAGATATCGCTGTCTCTATCTTTCAAAGTATTGTTACCCAAACCATTAGTGGGCTTGCCTGTGGAAGGCCTATTAAAGGAAATGTAGCTTTTCTGGGAGGACCCCTTTATTTTCTTTCCGAGTTAAGAAAGCGATTCGTTGAAACCCTGCACTTAAGGGAAGATCAAATCATATTTCCCCTTAACTCACACTATTTTATTGCCATAGGGACAGCCATTAGTTCCAAAGAGAATGAGCCATTTCCATTTAAAGAGCTCTATGAGCGAATGGATGCATTAGAGAAGAGTAACGACTATCAAGTAAAGCGTCTAAGACCTTTATTCTCTAATGAAGAAGAGCTTCAACAGTTTAGAAAAAGACATGGGGCAGCAGGTGTGAGGAAAGAAGATTTATCTGCCTATACGGGTAAGTGCTTTTTGGGTATTGACGCGGGTTCCACAACCACAAAGGTTGTTTTAGTAGGTGATGAAGGACAGATACTCTATGATCATTATAGCAGTAACGAAGGGCGGCCCCTTCAGATTGTCATTGACGTGATTAAGGATATATACGATAAACTACCTATAGGTGCAGTCATTGCAAAGTCAGCTGTAACAGGTTATGGCGAAGGTCTTATTAAACGTGCATTAAAAATTGATATTGGTGAGATTGAAACCGTAGCCCATTACAAAGCAGCAGAGCAATTCTTACCTGGTGTTAATTTTATATTGGATATTGGCGGACAAGATATGAAATGTCTGAAAGTAAAAAACGGTATTATAGAAAATATCATGCTCAATGAAGCTTGTTCTTCAGGGTGCGGCTCTTTTATTGAGACCTTCGCTAAATCGCTGAATCTAACAGTAGAAGCTTTTAGTGAAAAAGCTTTATTTGCGAAAGAGCCGGTGGACCTTGGTTCCAGATGTACCGTATTTATGAATTCAAGAGTGAAACAAGCCCAGAAAGAAGGGGCTACGGTAGGCGATATATCTGCTGGACTCTCTTACTCTTTGATTAACAATGCCTTGCAAAAGGTAATTAAAATCAAAAATCCTGAGGAAATGGGCGATAAAATCATTGTCCAAGGTGGTACTTTCCATAATGAAGCCATACTAAGAAGTTTTGAACATATTTCGGGAAGAGAAGTAGTAAGACCAACCATTGCTGGGATGATGGGCGCATATGGCTGTGGCTTATTAGCAAGAGAGCGTTATGTTGAAGGCGAAAAGAGCAGTTTACTCACACAAGAGAAGCTGACTGATTTTACAAGTAAAGTGGATCATAGACGTTGTAATCTGTGTGTTAATCATTGTTTTTTAACCATCAATACTTTTGAAGACGGTTCTCGCTTCGTCAGCGGCAACCGTTGTGAACGGGGTAGTGGTGAGGAGACAGCATCCAATGAATTACCTAATTTATACGATTATAAATACAAGCGTTTATTCCAATATGAGCCTATAAAAAAAGAACAAGCTAAAGCAGTAATTGGCATACCTCGGGTGATGAATATTTACCAGAATTATCCTCTGTGGTTTACATTCCTGACAGCATTAGGATTTCGTGTTCAGATATCCCCTAGAAGTCATAAAAAAATCTATGAAAAAGGCATGGAAACTATACCGTCCGAATCAGCCTGCTACCCAGCAAAGTTAACCCATGGTCATATGATGAGTTTGATTGAACAAGAAGTGGATATGATTTTTTATCCCTGTATTTTCTATGAGAAGAAGGAGTTTAGTCATAGCGATAATCATTTGAATTGTGCGTTGGTGATTTCATACCCAGAAGTCATCAGGAACAACATGGACATATTAAAAGAGAAACATATAGATTTCATTAACCCCTTTGTTACCTTGGACAATAAGCACGCCCTATCAAAGGTGCTGTATGATACCTTTAAGAAGTATGGTGTCAGTAAGAAACAAGTAGACAAAGCCCTGAGCTTGGCTTGGGAAGAAAATGAGATATTTAAGGAAGATATTCGAAAAAAAGGTGAAGAAACTTTAGCCTACCTGAGACTTCATGGGAAGAAGGGAATTGTATTATGTGGCAGGCCCTATCATATTGACCCAGAGATTCATCACGGTATTCCAGAATTGATTAATCATCTAGGTATGGCTGTATTGACGGAAGATTCCGTTGCTCACTTAGGTAAGATCGATAATCCCCTTAGGGTGGTGGATCAGTGGACTTATCATTCAAGAGCTTATAAAGCAGCCAGTTTCGTCAGCACAACGGATTATTTGGAAGTGGTACAGCTTAATTCATTTGGATGTGGTTTAGATGCCATTGCAACAGATATGGTAGCGGAGATATTGGAAAACAATAATAAACTCTATACATTAATCAAAATCGATGAAGTGAATAACCTTGGAGCAGCACGTATACGTCTTCGTTCTCTAAAGGCGGCCATGAAAGAAAGAGAAAAAAACAGGATCATGCCTATGCTGATACATGATTTTCCAAAAAGGGTGCTGTTTACTGGGGAGATGAAGAAAAAGCATACCATCCTTGCACCTCAGCTATCGCCTATACATTTTGAATTACTGGAGGAGGCAGTAAAAAGCTGTGGCTATCGGCTGAAAATCCTTCCAGGTGTGGATGAAAGGGTCATGGAAGAGGGATTAAAATATGTCAACAATGATACCTGTTACCCTTCCATCATGATTATCGGTCAGATTCTATGTGCACTAAAACATGATGGTTATGACCCTAAAAATACATCTGTTATCATATCCCAAACAGGTGGTGTATGCCGAGCTACAAACTATATAGCCATTATTAGAAAAGCCTTACGGGATGCAGGTTTTGGTCATATTCCCGTATTATCCCTTAATGCTGTGGGCATGGAACGGCATCCTGGGTTTAAGCTGAGCATTACCATGATTAATCGGATGATCATGTCCATCTTATATGGTGACCTGTTCATGCAATTGATCTATCGCACAAGACCTTATGAGCAGATACCAGGTTCTGTGGAGAAGCTCCATGCTAAATGGAAACAGATTTGTATAGCGAATATCACGAATGATAGTTTTATCAAAGAGGATATCATTCAAGGTATTGTGGATGATTTTGATAAGATACCCCTTCGTTCTATTAAAAAACCTCGGATTGGTTTAACAGGTGAAATATTTGTTAAATTCAACCCCCATTCTAATAATCAGATTGTAAAAGTGATTGAAAGTGAAGGGGGAGAAGCGGTTGTACCTGGACTTATCGATTTCTTTCTATACAGTGTGTTTAATGCGAATTTTAAGAGTAAATACCTTGGTAAGAGCAAATGGCATGCGTTAGCATCTAATGTAGGGATTCGCTACGTGGAAGCTTTTAGAAAGTATTCAAGAGAAGCCCTTAAAAAGAGTAAGCGATTTGAAGACTGTAGAACCATACAGGAGTTGGCAGAAGGAGCAGAGAAAATCCTTTCCCTAGGTAATCATGCTGGAGAAGGGTGGTTTTTAACTGCGGAAATGATAGAATTATTAGATAGTGGCGTTAAGAATATCGTCTGTATGCAGCCTTTTGCTTGCCTGCCCAATCACGTAACAGGTAAAGGGATGATACGGGCACTAAAAGAAAAGTATAAGGATTCCAATCTGCTTGTGGTTGACTATGACCCTGGAGCAAGTGAAGTGAATCAGCTTAATCGGATTAAACTGATGCTATCCATTGCCTTCAAAAACTTTGAAAAAACAACAGGTAGTCTAGCTGAAACCTCTAATTCATAA
- a CDS encoding response regulator transcription factor, translating into MKVLLVDDEAIVRIGIKSMIDWASYGFELIGEVGNGREALDFIISEKPEIVITDIKMPIMDGIELIREAKHVAPHIKFIVLSSYDEFYYVKEALMLGAVDYLLKVEVDSQSLMTVIQQLKQQIEHTSQEDHTTDAQQIKKNIGALRNELFRKVISGVLISEDSFKKEQELLDMTFHHHQLFFLGIMTKPLHGVVIEPHKIYTHQFAIRNIASEIMNEEFTGYAFDVKGSHLFLCFTHKMGYDTSMDAIHFMGSRIIEMLYQYLNVQCAIGIGEGDNTLKGFKKGYMEANEALDYRIICGYGKVFIRKQKERLVLSDQLPHMNTCIASFAKVLGSYDFIALNKYHHELQLLIKQKKYTVNAWIKLASSMLYAYEEFVQDRKCLEIEACDEDRMNHHHLNTIETYIEFEEWLAGLMAEISKRFDVMNSDDISRIIVKAEAFIKKHYNQNISLSDVANSVHLNPTYLSTIFHKTKKMKYSDYVTKVRIDKAIELLIQTDKKIYAISDEIGYKNVHYFNRVFRKQMGTTPKAFRSRNAPIM; encoded by the coding sequence ATGAAAGTATTATTAGTGGATGATGAAGCCATCGTAAGAATTGGTATTAAATCCATGATTGACTGGGCCAGTTATGGTTTTGAATTAATTGGGGAAGTGGGTAATGGTAGAGAAGCCCTTGATTTCATTATCAGTGAGAAGCCAGAGATTGTCATCACAGACATTAAGATGCCCATTATGGATGGCATTGAGTTAATCCGTGAAGCAAAGCATGTTGCCCCTCATATCAAATTTATTGTCCTTAGCAGCTATGATGAATTCTACTATGTAAAAGAAGCACTCATGCTAGGTGCAGTAGACTACCTATTAAAAGTGGAAGTAGATAGTCAATCCCTCATGACAGTCATTCAGCAGTTAAAACAACAAATAGAGCATACCAGTCAAGAGGACCATACCACAGATGCACAACAAATCAAAAAAAATATTGGTGCTCTAAGAAATGAGCTGTTTCGTAAAGTCATTAGCGGTGTTCTAATCAGTGAAGATAGTTTTAAAAAGGAGCAGGAGCTCTTAGATATGACCTTTCATCATCATCAACTGTTTTTTTTGGGCATCATGACGAAGCCATTACATGGTGTTGTCATTGAACCCCATAAGATATACACTCATCAATTCGCCATACGTAATATTGCTAGCGAGATTATGAATGAAGAATTTACGGGTTATGCATTTGATGTGAAAGGCAGTCATCTATTCCTGTGCTTTACACATAAAATGGGCTATGACACATCAATGGATGCCATTCATTTCATGGGGAGTCGTATCATTGAGATGCTATATCAGTATCTTAATGTCCAATGTGCCATTGGCATTGGTGAAGGTGACAATACATTGAAGGGGTTCAAAAAAGGCTATATGGAAGCTAATGAGGCTCTTGACTATCGCATCATATGCGGGTATGGGAAAGTTTTTATCAGGAAGCAAAAAGAACGGTTAGTGCTGAGTGACCAATTGCCTCATATGAATACCTGTATAGCATCTTTTGCTAAGGTATTGGGCAGTTACGATTTTATAGCCTTAAATAAATATCATCATGAATTACAACTCTTGATCAAACAAAAGAAATATACCGTTAATGCATGGATTAAATTGGCCAGTTCCATGTTGTACGCCTATGAAGAATTTGTACAAGATAGAAAGTGTTTAGAGATTGAGGCATGTGATGAGGATAGGATGAACCATCATCACCTGAACACCATTGAAACCTATATTGAATTTGAAGAATGGCTGGCAGGTCTAATGGCTGAGATATCAAAAAGATTTGATGTCATGAACAGTGATGACATTTCAAGAATTATTGTGAAAGCAGAAGCATTTATTAAGAAGCATTATAACCAGAATATATCCTTGAGTGATGTAGCCAACAGCGTTCATTTGAATCCAACATATTTGAGTACGATCTTCCATAAAACGAAAAAGATGAAGTATTCGGATTATGTGACAAAGGTGAGAATAGACAAAGCCATTGAACTGCTCATACAGACAGATAAAAAGATATATGCAATAAGCGATGAAATAGGCTACAAAAATGTGCATTATTTTAATCGGGTTTTTAGGAAGCAGATGGGTACAACACCTAAGGCATTTAGAAGTCGTAACGCACCCATTATGTAA
- a CDS encoding sensor histidine kinase, with translation MKKHVFRTFKSKLIMAFILVAIIPSLILGVYLFQISNRTLIDNIYKSNLNTITTVKINIENNLQQTAQITNWFFTDRSIQDLLARRFVGLSEFDETKKQAIISIEWQYAFLPILDYAITYVVVGVNGLELRNGSASILPGQELFDSQVWADVSAEKSGKVIWSDIIEYRQMASPNNYYIPQYRNIYSLDTGNKKASVILFFEPAIFSDTFEGIDFQENQWLFLINEYGSIIASNDAVYHGTSVVHTDWFHKLQQSHKDYIEIKDGDLDYLIIKQKLDSENWWIVEKIPMTVIRSQRLEYTKTLLLIIACVAVLIMFFVILLSNTFSKPINKLIDKVKKITMGEFDANTVVEADDDLGHLSQNISIMERRLNDLILENIEKENEKRLMSIELLQYQINPHFVYNTLNSIKWMATMQGAEGIVQIVTRFSRLLRSVLCSADELIPLEEEIRYIDDYVHIQKIKYKGKIRLIKDDMEDSLYGCKVFRFMLQPIVENAIFHGIEPKEGIGTIHISVVKVEEHVVISIRDDGVGMSPENMEKLFDEQEQKKAKGLNQIGIYNINKRIKLTYGDSYGLEIKSDNKTYTDVIIRFPYIEGEKK, from the coding sequence TTGAAAAAACATGTATTTCGCACATTTAAAAGCAAATTAATCATGGCATTTATTCTTGTAGCAATTATACCTTCACTTATTCTCGGGGTTTATCTTTTTCAAATATCCAATAGAACACTTATCGATAATATCTACAAATCTAATCTAAATACAATCACCACTGTGAAAATTAATATCGAAAATAACCTGCAGCAAACAGCCCAAATAACAAACTGGTTTTTTACGGACCGCTCCATACAAGATTTATTAGCAAGGCGTTTTGTTGGGTTGTCGGAGTTTGACGAAACAAAAAAACAAGCTATTATTAGTATTGAGTGGCAGTATGCTTTCTTACCCATATTGGATTATGCCATAACTTATGTGGTTGTTGGTGTGAACGGGTTGGAACTAAGAAATGGCAGTGCTTCTATCTTACCTGGACAAGAACTTTTTGATAGTCAGGTATGGGCAGATGTTTCCGCTGAAAAAAGTGGAAAAGTCATATGGAGTGATATCATTGAGTACCGGCAAATGGCATCACCCAATAATTATTATATCCCTCAGTACCGTAATATTTATAGTCTAGACACAGGCAATAAGAAGGCAAGTGTTATTTTATTTTTTGAACCTGCTATTTTTTCAGATACATTTGAAGGCATTGATTTTCAAGAAAACCAGTGGTTATTCTTAATCAATGAATACGGGAGCATCATTGCTTCTAATGACGCCGTGTATCATGGCACATCTGTTGTGCATACGGATTGGTTTCATAAGCTTCAACAATCCCATAAGGATTATATCGAGATAAAAGATGGTGACTTGGATTACTTAATCATTAAGCAAAAGCTAGATTCAGAGAACTGGTGGATTGTTGAAAAAATACCAATGACTGTTATTCGCAGTCAACGTTTGGAATATACAAAAACCTTACTCTTGATTATCGCATGCGTCGCTGTCCTGATCATGTTTTTTGTCATTCTGCTGTCCAATACGTTTTCAAAACCTATTAATAAACTCATTGACAAAGTAAAAAAAATTACCATGGGTGAATTTGATGCCAATACAGTCGTTGAGGCTGATGACGATTTGGGACATCTAAGCCAGAATATCAGTATTATGGAAAGAAGACTTAACGACCTCATCCTAGAAAATATAGAAAAAGAGAATGAAAAAAGGTTGATGAGTATTGAATTACTGCAATATCAAATTAACCCCCATTTTGTCTATAATACATTGAATTCAATAAAGTGGATGGCAACCATGCAGGGGGCTGAAGGTATTGTTCAGATCGTGACACGGTTTAGCAGATTGCTTAGATCCGTCCTCTGTAGTGCGGATGAACTGATTCCACTAGAAGAAGAAATAAGGTATATTGACGATTATGTGCATATACAAAAGATTAAATATAAAGGTAAGATACGTCTTATAAAAGATGATATGGAGGATTCATTATATGGGTGTAAGGTATTTCGATTCATGCTGCAGCCCATTGTAGAAAATGCCATTTTTCATGGTATTGAGCCCAAAGAGGGTATTGGAACCATACATATTTCAGTGGTTAAGGTAGAGGAGCATGTGGTCATATCCATAAGAGATGATGGTGTGGGTATGTCACCAGAAAACATGGAGAAGTTATTTGATGAACAGGAACAGAAAAAAGCAAAGGGGTTAAATCAGATTGGTATTTATAATATTAATAAACGTATTAAGCTGACTTATGGTGATTCCTATGGACTTGAAATTAAAAGTGATAACAAGACCTATACGGATGTAATCATACGATTCCCATACATAGAAGGTGAGAAAAAATGA
- a CDS encoding AraC family transcriptional regulator — MSEHLMSSQHNEIQVLHAISNDWSMVNAHFHDKYELNLSISGGNRFFVNDTVHITEPGDLFFLSPEDLHKNLVPQHVTYERYLIFFTPKSMACFDTCGTDLFEIFKRPHPEFNNKLSLNQEQLLEITTLLDDIIYHATCRYANLILYKKIKVAELLLLIHNIYHNHRNPYPMNPDTISKKVHSIIDYINLHLSSKLTIDHLAKQFYINKHYLCDIFKKETNFTINQHITNKRIIKSKILLKKGLTVTEVTAAIGYENDSHFIRTFKKLVGITPKQYALKHPHTKDNL, encoded by the coding sequence ATGTCCGAACATCTTATGTCGTCTCAACATAACGAAATACAGGTACTCCACGCCATATCCAATGACTGGAGTATGGTTAATGCTCATTTTCACGACAAGTATGAATTAAATCTCTCTATCTCTGGCGGTAATCGCTTCTTTGTTAATGATACCGTCCACATTACTGAGCCAGGGGATTTATTCTTTTTGAGTCCCGAAGACCTTCATAAAAATCTGGTACCACAACATGTAACTTATGAGCGTTATCTTATTTTTTTCACACCAAAGTCCATGGCATGTTTTGACACCTGTGGTACAGACTTATTCGAAATATTCAAGCGTCCTCACCCTGAGTTTAACAACAAACTGTCCCTTAATCAAGAACAATTACTGGAAATCACTACCCTCTTAGATGATATCATCTACCATGCGACATGCAGATATGCCAATCTTATACTCTACAAAAAAATAAAAGTGGCGGAACTCTTGCTTTTAATCCACAACATCTACCATAATCATAGGAACCCTTATCCCATGAATCCAGATACCATAAGCAAAAAAGTCCACTCCATTATCGATTACATTAACCTGCATCTATCTTCTAAGCTAACCATTGACCATCTTGCCAAGCAATTTTATATAAACAAACACTATCTCTGTGACATTTTTAAGAAAGAAACGAATTTTACCATTAACCAGCATATTACCAACAAACGGATCATTAAATCAAAAATCCTGCTAAAAAAAGGTTTGACCGTCACAGAAGTTACAGCCGCTATCGGCTATGAAAACGATTCCCATTTTATTCGCACCTTCAAAAAACTTGTGGGAATAACCCCCAAACAATATGCTTTAAAACATCCTCATACCAAGGACAACCTTTGA
- a CDS encoding ABC transporter substrate-binding protein: MKKLLSLLLVITLLLSLAGCGKNSEGGQASSSTKKDQQEDITIRFALWDYENSGLQPLIERYEAENEGIKIDVLDISAKEYGDKLAIMLAGGETIDTFFCKTISDLGGYVTKEQIDPLDTYIEADKIDTVPYGATMDTVNIDDKIYGLPYRKDFWLLFYNKNMFDKHGIDYPTKDMTWDDYREVAKQLTSGEGPTKEYGTYIHTWASVYFLQGLQKNMGDLVSGDYVMLKDGLELLKGIQLEDKSAQDYATNKSMGSHYAGMMEKGNVGMLYMGTWQMSQFAKMKSQGISDEQYNWSVAPMPTWTKDEAEATIGGVSPMLLSTTSKHKEETWEFIKFVSGEEGAKHLADLLIMPAFINEAVMDRFVQNEYFPEDGKIALETEHIFMEWPSDKLSPLLSKMVDEEIQLVVTGNKSIDDAIADMESRRDEIIEQNK; the protein is encoded by the coding sequence ATGAAAAAATTATTATCGTTATTGTTAGTTATTACTTTATTGTTGTCATTGGCAGGGTGTGGTAAAAATTCAGAAGGGGGTCAAGCATCTTCTTCTACAAAAAAAGACCAGCAAGAAGATATTACCATTCGATTTGCCCTATGGGATTATGAGAATTCTGGTCTTCAACCATTAATCGAACGATATGAAGCAGAAAATGAAGGGATTAAAATTGATGTTCTGGATATTTCTGCAAAAGAGTATGGCGATAAGTTAGCCATTATGTTAGCAGGTGGTGAAACCATTGATACCTTCTTTTGCAAAACAATTTCTGACCTTGGTGGTTATGTAACAAAAGAACAAATTGACCCCCTTGATACCTACATAGAAGCAGATAAAATAGATACAGTTCCCTATGGTGCAACCATGGATACCGTTAACATTGATGATAAGATTTATGGATTACCCTATAGAAAAGATTTTTGGTTGTTATTTTATAACAAAAATATGTTCGACAAACACGGCATTGATTATCCTACAAAAGATATGACTTGGGATGACTATCGAGAAGTAGCCAAACAATTAACATCCGGTGAAGGACCAACCAAAGAATATGGTACCTATATTCATACTTGGGCAAGCGTATACTTTCTTCAAGGGTTGCAAAAAAATATGGGCGATCTTGTATCCGGTGATTACGTCATGCTAAAGGATGGTCTAGAATTATTAAAAGGTATTCAACTTGAAGACAAATCCGCTCAAGACTATGCAACGAATAAATCCATGGGTTCACATTATGCAGGTATGATGGAAAAAGGTAATGTAGGTATGCTTTATATGGGTACCTGGCAAATGTCACAGTTTGCGAAGATGAAATCACAAGGTATAAGTGATGAACAGTACAATTGGAGTGTTGCACCTATGCCAACATGGACAAAAGATGAAGCAGAAGCAACCATTGGTGGTGTTTCACCCATGTTGTTAAGCACAACCTCAAAACATAAAGAAGAGACTTGGGAATTCATCAAATTTGTATCCGGCGAAGAGGGTGCTAAGCATTTAGCTGATTTGCTAATTATGCCAGCATTCATTAATGAAGCCGTAATGGATCGATTTGTCCAGAATGAATATTTTCCAGAAGACGGTAAAATAGCCCTTGAAACGGAGCATATATTTATGGAATGGCCTTCTGATAAGCTTAGTCCACTTCTAAGTAAAATGGTCGATGAAGAAATACAATTGGTCGTAACAGGTAATAAGTCCATTGACGACGCCATAGCAGATATGGAATCAAGAAGAGATGAAATCATTGAACAAAACAAATAA
- a CDS encoding carbohydrate ABC transporter permease: protein MTQNKTIIRRNRMKAYAFLAPNFVGFIVFTLIPVVYAFLLSFMEWDSARPAVFVGLSNYFKLFKDTGFRISLLNTLYYTAITVPLTIVFALAFALILNEGLKGIKLFRALHFFPHISSIVAVAVVWQFLYHPDFGPINMVLKQIGIANPPRWTSSVTWAMPAVIFMSVWKSFGYYMIMFIAGLKAIPIQLYEAAKIDGANGWKRFRYVTLPMISPTMFFVVIISIISSFKVFAQVFIMTEGGPGRATSVLVYKIYTDAFKNFKFGYASAEAVILFIFILIVTIIQYRGQEKWVNYMN, encoded by the coding sequence ATGACACAGAATAAAACCATTATTAGAAGAAATAGAATGAAAGCTTATGCTTTTTTAGCACCGAACTTTGTTGGCTTTATTGTTTTTACATTGATACCCGTAGTCTATGCTTTTTTACTCAGTTTTATGGAATGGGACAGTGCCAGACCAGCTGTATTTGTTGGTCTTTCTAATTATTTTAAGTTATTCAAAGATACGGGGTTTAGAATATCGTTATTGAATACCCTATATTATACAGCTATAACCGTACCCCTTACTATTGTATTTGCACTAGCCTTTGCACTTATATTGAATGAAGGGTTAAAAGGCATCAAACTTTTTAGAGCGTTGCACTTTTTTCCACATATATCATCTATCGTTGCTGTAGCCGTTGTGTGGCAATTTTTGTATCATCCGGATTTTGGACCCATTAACATGGTGTTGAAGCAGATCGGTATTGCTAATCCACCTCGATGGACATCATCTGTCACTTGGGCCATGCCAGCTGTGATATTCATGAGTGTATGGAAATCCTTTGGTTACTATATGATCATGTTTATTGCAGGACTTAAGGCCATACCCATCCAATTATATGAAGCAGCAAAGATCGATGGGGCTAATGGGTGGAAGCGATTCAGGTATGTAACACTGCCCATGATTTCACCAACCATGTTCTTCGTGGTGATTATCAGCATCATTAGCTCCTTTAAAGTATTCGCACAAGTCTTCATCATGACAGAAGGTGGACCAGGTAGAGCTACCAGCGTGCTGGTTTATAAAATCTATACAGATGCATTCAAAAATTTTAAGTTTGGTTATGCCTCTGCGGAAGCTGTTATCTTATTTATATTTATATTAATCGTGACCATCATACAATATAGGGGGCAGGAAAAATGGGTAAATTACATGAACTAA